The Bombus pascuorum chromosome 11, iyBomPasc1.1, whole genome shotgun sequence genome has a window encoding:
- the LOC132911723 gene encoding uncharacterized protein LOC132911723 isoform X1: protein MIEKYGKSLRIFRVFGLLFSLTIVVANAHETSKNATTITNDEAAVPTSISREDKMEARSEGETLLGIEPSTRSVEWKNSGPFTRGKDSYLDALRHSRTSTDPREGIIAVDAASSSIQRRKEQSIGPVYVGKRSEISFQTSSDRDSFSMVPSDSYSLPTRSSSDFSGLKNSYGPPRSQPPRETYGPPRETYGPPRETYGPPYHDQSSYGGEYTSIGVYPAQPQQGETRAYGVPHGMTESVHLGFPSIDFSWPFALKLNAFTLAKILLKLVIFKMIVKFIAVICLLLFIPKLEIKKTIKKVNMQSNNDDDDDEDEGRSLRNANWKVWDRLNLLTLVVDEAWKQHEITNESRSSECSTLECQVRRAFRNDQSWPDYEQLLQNYIMEETRRLQTKS, encoded by the exons ATGATCGAGAAGTACGGAAAAAGTTTGCGAATCTTTCGCGTCTTTGGgctgttattttcattaacgATCGTAGTCGCAAACGCTCACGAAACCTCCAAAAACGCGACTACGATCACCAACGATGAAGCAGCTGTCCCAACGTCTATTAGCCGCGAGGACAAAATGGAAGCGAGATCTGAAGGAGAGACTCTGCTGGGAATAGAACCATCGACGAGAAGTGTAGAGTGGAAAAACAGCGGTCCATTTACCCGTGGCAAGGACAGCTATTTGGACGCATTAAGACATTCTCGAACTAGCACGGATCCTCGCGAAGGAATAATTGCAGTGGATGCGGCAAGTAGCTCTATTCAACGAAGAAAGGAACAATCGATAGGACCAGTCTATGTAGGAAAAAGGTCCGAGATATCCTTCCAAACCAGCTCGGACAGAGATTCCTTCTCCATGGTACCAAGCGATTCGTATTCCTTGCCGACACGATCGTCCAGTGACTTTTCGGGCCTCAAAAATTCTTACGGACCTCCTCGATCGCAACCACCGCGTGAAACATACGGACCACCGCGTGAAACTTACGGACCACCGCGTGAAACATACGGACCACCTTATCACGATCAATCTTCCTATGGGGGAGAATACACGTCCATTGGTGTATATCCGGCTCAGCCACAGCAAGGTGAGACTCGAg CGTACGGAGTTCCACATGGAATGACCGAATCGGTGCATCTTGGTTTTCCATCTATCGACTTCTCTTGGCCCTTTGCCCTCAAGCTGAACGCCTTCACCTTGGCCAAGATACTTTTGAAATTGgttattttcaaaatgatagTTAAGTTTATCGCTGTTATCTGTCTGCTGCTTTTCATCCCCAAACTGGAGATTAAAAAGACGATCAAGAAGGTGAATATGCAGAGTAACaacgatgacgatgacgatgaaGACGAAGGCCGTAGTTTGCGAAACG cTAACTGGAAAGTGTGGGATAGACTAAATCTCTTGACCTTGGTGGTAGACGAGGCATGGAAACAACACGAGATCACGAACGAATCTCGCTCCAGTGAATGCTCCACGCTCGAGTGCCAAGTTCGTAGAGCCTTCAGAAATGACCAATCGTGGCCAGATTATGAGCaattattacagaattatATTATGGAGGAAACGCGGCGCCTTCAAACCAAGTCTTAG
- the LOC132911723 gene encoding uncharacterized protein LOC132911723 isoform X2 → MIEKYGKSLRIFRVFGLLFSLTIVVANAHETSKNATTITNDEAAVPTSISREDKMEARSEGETLLGIEPSTRSVEWKNSGPFTRGKDSYLDALRHSRTSTDPREGIIAVDAASSSIQRRKEQSIGPVYVGKRSEISFQTSSDRDSFSMVPSDSYSLPTRSSSDFSGLKNSYGPPRSQPPRETYGPPRETYGPPRETYGPPYHDQSSYGGEYTSIGVYPAQPQQAYGVPHGMTESVHLGFPSIDFSWPFALKLNAFTLAKILLKLVIFKMIVKFIAVICLLLFIPKLEIKKTIKKVNMQSNNDDDDDEDEGRSLRNANWKVWDRLNLLTLVVDEAWKQHEITNESRSSECSTLECQVRRAFRNDQSWPDYEQLLQNYIMEETRRLQTKS, encoded by the exons ATGATCGAGAAGTACGGAAAAAGTTTGCGAATCTTTCGCGTCTTTGGgctgttattttcattaacgATCGTAGTCGCAAACGCTCACGAAACCTCCAAAAACGCGACTACGATCACCAACGATGAAGCAGCTGTCCCAACGTCTATTAGCCGCGAGGACAAAATGGAAGCGAGATCTGAAGGAGAGACTCTGCTGGGAATAGAACCATCGACGAGAAGTGTAGAGTGGAAAAACAGCGGTCCATTTACCCGTGGCAAGGACAGCTATTTGGACGCATTAAGACATTCTCGAACTAGCACGGATCCTCGCGAAGGAATAATTGCAGTGGATGCGGCAAGTAGCTCTATTCAACGAAGAAAGGAACAATCGATAGGACCAGTCTATGTAGGAAAAAGGTCCGAGATATCCTTCCAAACCAGCTCGGACAGAGATTCCTTCTCCATGGTACCAAGCGATTCGTATTCCTTGCCGACACGATCGTCCAGTGACTTTTCGGGCCTCAAAAATTCTTACGGACCTCCTCGATCGCAACCACCGCGTGAAACATACGGACCACCGCGTGAAACTTACGGACCACCGCGTGAAACATACGGACCACCTTATCACGATCAATCTTCCTATGGGGGAGAATACACGTCCATTGGTGTATATCCGGCTCAGCCACAGCAAG CGTACGGAGTTCCACATGGAATGACCGAATCGGTGCATCTTGGTTTTCCATCTATCGACTTCTCTTGGCCCTTTGCCCTCAAGCTGAACGCCTTCACCTTGGCCAAGATACTTTTGAAATTGgttattttcaaaatgatagTTAAGTTTATCGCTGTTATCTGTCTGCTGCTTTTCATCCCCAAACTGGAGATTAAAAAGACGATCAAGAAGGTGAATATGCAGAGTAACaacgatgacgatgacgatgaaGACGAAGGCCGTAGTTTGCGAAACG cTAACTGGAAAGTGTGGGATAGACTAAATCTCTTGACCTTGGTGGTAGACGAGGCATGGAAACAACACGAGATCACGAACGAATCTCGCTCCAGTGAATGCTCCACGCTCGAGTGCCAAGTTCGTAGAGCCTTCAGAAATGACCAATCGTGGCCAGATTATGAGCaattattacagaattatATTATGGAGGAAACGCGGCGCCTTCAAACCAAGTCTTAG
- the LOC132911724 gene encoding uncharacterized protein LOC132911724, whose protein sequence is MKSIVLLALVVVCAVAFIEETSAVPTDTTTMSTKRVKEPKEIKETATASKDVKAAKEAAKEAKRNKKDCAKECGTAYDPICVHDPNDANFKPRTFGTQCALDVHNCEMGTKLVMKDKGECAGAGGVRLF, encoded by the exons ATGAAGTCCATCGTTTTATTAG CATTGGTTGTCGTATGCGCCGTCGCTTTTATCGAGGAGACGAGCGCCGTGCCCACGGATACGACCACCATGTCGACGAAACGGGTCAAAGAGCCTAAGGAGATCAAGGAGACCGCGACCGCATCCAAGGACGTAAAGGCAGCTAAAGAGGCGGCCAAAGAGGCGAAAAGGAATAAGAAGGACTGCGCGAAAGAATGTGGAACTGCGTACGATCCGATTTGCGTCCATGATCCAAACGACGCTAACTTTAAGCCGAGGACGTTCGGTACCCAATGTGCTCTGGACGTTCACAACTGCGAAATGGGAACAA AATTGGTAATGAAGGACAAGGGCGAGTGTGCCGGAGCTGGCGGCGTAAGGCTGTTTTAA
- the LOC132911721 gene encoding leucine-rich repeat-containing protein 15-like isoform X2, translating into MISVVRLLLVLLATLSGANCKPRSDTSRDCAHSESTLERSTATGMESGMITGTISADGNVAITILEELESRLSRLERRLRAVEQPVWQMSSAEEDWEICAEGPCRCQPETKSVSCWRQNLLDLPAAQLVPRDVLKLDLAGNRLTALHRDTFLDMTRLNHLDISDNSIEHLPLNLFFSLHAVTRIRLSKNLLGELHRSQFLSTRNLRILDASSNRLQTLPETLFLSTTSLVLLDLSCNQLSSFASETFRGLSTLEELLLGKNRLSTLPIDLLKDLTNLKYLGLEENRLKELPDELFRAQASLQELNVRGNQLTEISASLLAPLEGLRSLEMSNNKIAKIDSLAFYGLVALKELQLGHNRIRHLTPGLFTNSTGLERLVLYANGIESLSRGAFHGLSNLTSLFLHSNHLNSLHPDLFEDTPSLRKLQLESNYLSSLPPRIFDTVQFIEQLRLARNPWHCDCAVSYLAMWLQKMYLARVNETKPGEDLGVWEFGAGAVCRGPGTLGGKLLLHLTFHELCEGQWASMRGLVPRLPVDRVGSGGGRVVASTDDPFSRNEPISVFNLSRSLSMER; encoded by the exons ATGATTTCAGTCGTTCGATTGTTGCTCGTGCTCTTAGCCACTCTTTCTGGGGCAAATTGTAAGCCGCGATCAGACACTTCTCGCGATTGCGCGCATTCAGAGTCCACTCTCGAACGATCCACAGCTACGGGAATGGAGTCGGGAATGATAACGGGAACGATTTCGGCGGATGGTAACGTCGCGATCACGATTCTCGAGGAGCTCGAGAGTCGTTTATCTCGTCTGGAAAGAAGACTGAGGGCGGTTGAGCAACCCG TTTGGCAGATGAGCTCCGCCGAGGAAGATTGGGAGATTTGCGCGGAAGGGCCGTGTAGGTGTCAGCCGGAAACTAAATCGGTGTCTTGTTGGAGGCAGAATCTGTTGGATCTTCCCGCGGCGCAACTAGTTCCTCGAGATGTGTTGAAATT GGACCTGGCTGGCAATCGACTGACGGCGCTTCACAGGGATACCTTCTTGGACATGACACGGTTGAATCATCT agaTATCAGCGACAACTCGATCGAGCATCTTCCTCTAAACTTGTTCTTCTCGCTGCACGCTGTCACGCGTATCAGGCTGAGCAAAAATTTGCTCGGCGAGTTGCACCGATCTCAATTTCTGAGCACGCGAAATCTCCGTATTCT GGACGCGTCGTCCAACAGGCTGCAAACTCTACCGGAAACTCTCTTCCTAAGTACAACGTCGCTGGTACTGCTCGATCTGTCCTGCAATCAACTATCGAGCTTCGCGTCGGAAACGTTTCGCGGCTTATCAACGCTGGAGGAGCTCTTATTAGGAAAAAATCGTCTGTCAACCCTTCCTATAGACCTGCTCAAGGACCTGACGAATCTGAAGTACCTCGGTTTGGAAGAGAACCGGCTAAAAGAATTACCCGACGAATTGTTTCGAGCGCAAGCGTCGCTTCAGGAATTGAACGTAAGGGGCAATCAACTGACAGAGATATCCGCGAGTTTGTTGGCTCCGCTCGAAGGTCTGCGCTCCCTCGAGATGTCTAACAACAAGATAGCCAAA ATCGATTCATTGGCCTTTTATGGCTTGGTAGCGTTGAAAGAACTTCAGCTGGGACACAACCGTATACGACATTTAACACCGGGACTATTTACAAATTCTACTGGTTTGGAAAGACTGGTGTTGTATGCAAATGGTATAGAAAGCCTGTCACGTGGTGCGTTTCACGGCTTGTCAAACTTGACTTCTCTGTTTCTGCACTCGAACCACCTGAACAGTCTGCATCCCGATTTGTTCGAGGATACGCCGAGTCTGCGAAAACT GCAGCTGGAGTCAAATTATCTATCTTCTTTGCCACCTCGGATTTTCGACACGGTGCAGTTCATCGAGCAGCTTCGCCTTGCTAGAAATCCATGGCACTGCGACTGCGCGGTTTCCTATTTGGCCATGTGGTTGCAAAAAATGTACCTAGCGCGagtaaatgaaacaaaaccAGGTGAAGATTTGGGCGTTTGGGAATTTGGCGCTGGAGCGGTTTGCAGAGGTCCTGGAACACTCGGTGGCAAATTATTGCTACATCTGACGTTTCACGAGCTGTGCGAGGGTCAATGGGCCTCGATGAGGGGCTTGGTACCTCGACTTCCAGTCGATCGCGTCGGTAGTGGTGGCGGTCGAGTCGTAGCTTCCACGGACGATCCGTTCTCGCGAAACGAACCTATTTCCGTGTTTAATCTGTCTCGTTCTCTCTCTATGGAACGATAa
- the LOC132911721 gene encoding carboxypeptidase N subunit 2-like isoform X1 codes for MISVVRLLLVLLATLSGANCKPRSDTSRDCAHSESTLERSTATGMESGMITGTISADGNVAITILEELESRLSRLERRLRAVEQPVWQMSSAEEDWEICAEGPCRCQPETKSVSCWRQNLLDLPAAQLVPRDVLKLDLAGNRLTALHRDTFLDMTRLNHLDISDNSIEHLPLNLFFSLHAVTRIRLSKNLLGELHRSQFLSTRNLRILDASSNRLQTLPETLFLSTTSLVLLDLSCNQLSSFASETFRGLSTLEELLLGKNRLSTLPIDLLKDLTNLKYLGLEENRLKELPDELFRAQASLQELNVRGNQLTEISASLLAPLEGLRSLEMSNNKIAKVNIGYRFIGLLWLGSVERTSAGTQPYTTFNTGTIYKFYWFGKTGVVCKWYRKPVTWCVSRLVKLDFSVSALEPPEQSASRFVRGYAESAKTLESNYLSSLPPRIFDTVQFIEQLRLARNPWHCDCAVSYLAMWLQKMYLARVNETKPGEDLGVWEFGAGAVCRGPGTLGGKLLLHLTFHELCEGQWASMRGLVPRLPVDRVGSGGGRVVASTDDPFSRNEPISVFNLSRSLSMER; via the exons ATGATTTCAGTCGTTCGATTGTTGCTCGTGCTCTTAGCCACTCTTTCTGGGGCAAATTGTAAGCCGCGATCAGACACTTCTCGCGATTGCGCGCATTCAGAGTCCACTCTCGAACGATCCACAGCTACGGGAATGGAGTCGGGAATGATAACGGGAACGATTTCGGCGGATGGTAACGTCGCGATCACGATTCTCGAGGAGCTCGAGAGTCGTTTATCTCGTCTGGAAAGAAGACTGAGGGCGGTTGAGCAACCCG TTTGGCAGATGAGCTCCGCCGAGGAAGATTGGGAGATTTGCGCGGAAGGGCCGTGTAGGTGTCAGCCGGAAACTAAATCGGTGTCTTGTTGGAGGCAGAATCTGTTGGATCTTCCCGCGGCGCAACTAGTTCCTCGAGATGTGTTGAAATT GGACCTGGCTGGCAATCGACTGACGGCGCTTCACAGGGATACCTTCTTGGACATGACACGGTTGAATCATCT agaTATCAGCGACAACTCGATCGAGCATCTTCCTCTAAACTTGTTCTTCTCGCTGCACGCTGTCACGCGTATCAGGCTGAGCAAAAATTTGCTCGGCGAGTTGCACCGATCTCAATTTCTGAGCACGCGAAATCTCCGTATTCT GGACGCGTCGTCCAACAGGCTGCAAACTCTACCGGAAACTCTCTTCCTAAGTACAACGTCGCTGGTACTGCTCGATCTGTCCTGCAATCAACTATCGAGCTTCGCGTCGGAAACGTTTCGCGGCTTATCAACGCTGGAGGAGCTCTTATTAGGAAAAAATCGTCTGTCAACCCTTCCTATAGACCTGCTCAAGGACCTGACGAATCTGAAGTACCTCGGTTTGGAAGAGAACCGGCTAAAAGAATTACCCGACGAATTGTTTCGAGCGCAAGCGTCGCTTCAGGAATTGAACGTAAGGGGCAATCAACTGACAGAGATATCCGCGAGTTTGTTGGCTCCGCTCGAAGGTCTGCGCTCCCTCGAGATGTCTAACAACAAGATAGCCAAAGTAAATATCGGAT ATCGATTCATTGGCCTTTTATGGCTTGGTAGCGTTGAAAGAACTTCAGCTGGGACACAACCGTATACGACATTTAACACCGGGACTATTTACAAATTCTACTGGTTTGGAAAGACTGGTGTTGTATGCAAATGGTATAGAAAGCCTGTCACGTGGTGCGTTTCACGGCTTGTCAAACTTGACTTCTCTGTTTCTGCACTCGAACCACCTGAACAGTCTGCATCCCGATTTGTTCGAGGATACGCCGAGTCTGCGAAAACT CTGGAGTCAAATTATCTATCTTCTTTGCCACCTCGGATTTTCGACACGGTGCAGTTCATCGAGCAGCTTCGCCTTGCTAGAAATCCATGGCACTGCGACTGCGCGGTTTCCTATTTGGCCATGTGGTTGCAAAAAATGTACCTAGCGCGagtaaatgaaacaaaaccAGGTGAAGATTTGGGCGTTTGGGAATTTGGCGCTGGAGCGGTTTGCAGAGGTCCTGGAACACTCGGTGGCAAATTATTGCTACATCTGACGTTTCACGAGCTGTGCGAGGGTCAATGGGCCTCGATGAGGGGCTTGGTACCTCGACTTCCAGTCGATCGCGTCGGTAGTGGTGGCGGTCGAGTCGTAGCTTCCACGGACGATCCGTTCTCGCGAAACGAACCTATTTCCGTGTTTAATCTGTCTCGTTCTCTCTCTATGGAACGATAa
- the LOC132911721 gene encoding leucine-rich repeat-containing protein 15-like isoform X3, translated as MISVVRLLLVLLATLSGANCKPRSDTSRDCAHSESTLERSTATGMESGMITGTISADGNVAITILEELESRLSRLERRLRAVEQPVWQMSSAEEDWEICAEGPCRCQPETKSVSCWRQNLLDLPAAQLVPRDVLKLDLAGNRLTALHRDTFLDMTRLNHLDISDNSIEHLPLNLFFSLHAVTRIRLSKNLLGELHRSQFLSTRNLRILDASSNRLQTLPETLFLSTTSLVLLDLSCNQLSSFASETFRGLSTLEELLLGKNRLSTLPIDLLKDLTNLKYLGLEENRLKELPDELFRAQASLQELNVRGNQLTEISASLLAPLEGLRSLEMSNNKIAKIDSLAFYGLVALKELQLGHNRIRHLTPGLFTNSTGLERLVLYANGIESLSRGAFHGLSNLTSLFLHSNHLNSLHPDLFEDTPSLRKLWSQIIYLLCHLGFSTRCSSSSSFALLEIHGTATARFPIWPCGCKKCT; from the exons ATGATTTCAGTCGTTCGATTGTTGCTCGTGCTCTTAGCCACTCTTTCTGGGGCAAATTGTAAGCCGCGATCAGACACTTCTCGCGATTGCGCGCATTCAGAGTCCACTCTCGAACGATCCACAGCTACGGGAATGGAGTCGGGAATGATAACGGGAACGATTTCGGCGGATGGTAACGTCGCGATCACGATTCTCGAGGAGCTCGAGAGTCGTTTATCTCGTCTGGAAAGAAGACTGAGGGCGGTTGAGCAACCCG TTTGGCAGATGAGCTCCGCCGAGGAAGATTGGGAGATTTGCGCGGAAGGGCCGTGTAGGTGTCAGCCGGAAACTAAATCGGTGTCTTGTTGGAGGCAGAATCTGTTGGATCTTCCCGCGGCGCAACTAGTTCCTCGAGATGTGTTGAAATT GGACCTGGCTGGCAATCGACTGACGGCGCTTCACAGGGATACCTTCTTGGACATGACACGGTTGAATCATCT agaTATCAGCGACAACTCGATCGAGCATCTTCCTCTAAACTTGTTCTTCTCGCTGCACGCTGTCACGCGTATCAGGCTGAGCAAAAATTTGCTCGGCGAGTTGCACCGATCTCAATTTCTGAGCACGCGAAATCTCCGTATTCT GGACGCGTCGTCCAACAGGCTGCAAACTCTACCGGAAACTCTCTTCCTAAGTACAACGTCGCTGGTACTGCTCGATCTGTCCTGCAATCAACTATCGAGCTTCGCGTCGGAAACGTTTCGCGGCTTATCAACGCTGGAGGAGCTCTTATTAGGAAAAAATCGTCTGTCAACCCTTCCTATAGACCTGCTCAAGGACCTGACGAATCTGAAGTACCTCGGTTTGGAAGAGAACCGGCTAAAAGAATTACCCGACGAATTGTTTCGAGCGCAAGCGTCGCTTCAGGAATTGAACGTAAGGGGCAATCAACTGACAGAGATATCCGCGAGTTTGTTGGCTCCGCTCGAAGGTCTGCGCTCCCTCGAGATGTCTAACAACAAGATAGCCAAA ATCGATTCATTGGCCTTTTATGGCTTGGTAGCGTTGAAAGAACTTCAGCTGGGACACAACCGTATACGACATTTAACACCGGGACTATTTACAAATTCTACTGGTTTGGAAAGACTGGTGTTGTATGCAAATGGTATAGAAAGCCTGTCACGTGGTGCGTTTCACGGCTTGTCAAACTTGACTTCTCTGTTTCTGCACTCGAACCACCTGAACAGTCTGCATCCCGATTTGTTCGAGGATACGCCGAGTCTGCGAAAACT CTGGAGTCAAATTATCTATCTTCTTTGCCACCTCGGATTTTCGACACGGTGCAGTTCATCGAGCAGCTTCGCCTTGCTAGAAATCCATGGCACTGCGACTGCGCGGTTTCCTATTTGGCCATGTGGTTGCAAAAAATGTACCTAG
- the LOC132911722 gene encoding acidic amino acid decarboxylase GADL1: MTELLGRLLEILEEENAFDRTGNEPVLHFVHPEELQKRLSIQLTEEPATKGEIETAIRQTIRYSIKTFSPHFHNQLYAGIDEYGLAGSWLTDVFNTSQYTYEVAPVFTVMERQIIEKSLELVGYPPLPEGDGILCPGGSISNMYGMVMARYKMIPDVKRKGLAGLPPMVCFTSEAGHYSISKGAHWLGLGTDHVYKVKCDEFGRMRPDELKAAIAEVKKQGHLPFFVNATCGTTVLGSFDPLPEIAAICHEENLWLHVDACLGGTLLLSEKYRDRLKGIELSNSVAWNPHKMLGAPFQCSLFLVKGKNALHEANCAGARYLFQQDKHYDVSWDTGDKSLQCGRKVDGAKFWLMWKARGTKGLRESVELAMSAVEYFFERIKSRKGFRLVLPRYEGCNICFWYIPPSMQGQQETQEWWNKLYEITAKIKERMMLEGTLMVGYTPLSYRNIGNFFRMVVTCQPPPTKASMDYVIDKIEKLSVDL, from the exons ATGACCGAGCTGCTAGGACGATTATTGGAAATTCTTGAGGAGGAAAATGCGTTCGATCGTACGGGTAACGAACCCGTCTTGCACTTCGTCCATCCGGAAGAGCTACAG AAACGATTATCGATACAACTGACCGAGGAACCTGCTACTAAAGGAGAAATCGAGACAGCAATACGACAAACGATTCGATACTCTATCAAGACGTTCAGTCCACATTTTCATAATCAGCTGTACGCTGGTATCGATGAATATGGTTTGGCAGGTTCTTGGTTGACAGATGTGTTTAATACCAGCCA ataCACGTACGAGGTGGCTCCCGTGTTCACGGTGATGGAACGacaaataatagaaaagtCGTTGGAACTGGTTGGGTATCCTCCGTTACCAGAAGGAGATGGCATACTTTGTCCTGGTGGTAGTATATCAAATATGTATGGTATGGTGATGGCCAGATACAAAATGATTCCGGATGTAAAGAGGAAGGGTCTCGCGGGTCTTCCGCCGATGGTTTGTTTCACCAGTGAGGCTGGTCACTATTCAATCTCTAAAGGAGCCCACTGGTTGGGCCTAGGAACCGATCACGTTTATAAG GTTAAATGCGACGAATTTGGACGAATGCGACCAGACGAGTTGAAGGCTGCCATAGCGGAAGTCAAAAAACAGGGTCATTTACCTTTTTTCGTGAACGCTACATGCGGCACCACGGTCCTCGGCTCTTTCGATCCGCTACCGGAAATCGCGGCCATCTGCCACGAGGAGAATCTATGGTTACATGTTGAC GCATGTCTCGGTGGTACGCTGTTACTTTCAGAGAAATATCGAGACCGGTTGAAAGGAATCGAACT CTCGAATTCCGTGGCGTGGAATCCACACAAGATGCTTGGCGCACCGTTCCAATGCTCGCTGTTCTTGGTTAAGGGTAAAAACGCTCTGCACGAAGCAAATTGTGCGGGAGCGCGGTATTTGTTCCAGCAGGATAAACATTATGACGTGTCTTGGGACACCGGTGATAAAAGTTTGCAATGTGGGAGAAAG GTCGACGGAGCCAAATTTTGGTTGATGTGGAAAGCACGAGGGACCAAAGGACTTCGCGAATCCGTGGAACTCGCTATGTCCGCGGTCGAATACTTTTTCGAACGAATTAAAAGTCGAAAAGGATTTCGTTTGGTACTTCCCCGGTACGAAGGTTGTAACATTTGCTTTTG GTACATACCGCCCAGTATGCAAGGTCAACAGGAGACTCAGGAATGGTGGAACAAATTGTACGAGATCACAGCTAAAATCAAGGAACGCATGATGCTCGAGGGGACACTGATGGTTGGCTATACTCCGCTATCGTACAGGAATATTGGCAACTTTTTCCGCATGGTCGTCACCTGTCAACCACCACCGACCAAAGCTTCCATGGATTACGTGATCGACAAGATAGAAAAGCTGTCGGTTGATTTGTAA